A single Carassius carassius chromosome 3, fCarCar2.1, whole genome shotgun sequence DNA region contains:
- the LOC132113680 gene encoding uncharacterized protein LOC132113680, with amino-acid sequence MFSLIHLHFKAPASVPASAPQPCLGIATSAADTAHPEVTLEGWHKMWESGPNGLTSADITWLKEDAERGLFPRAMSYKDKHGSTRWRKVLKDNRMWFHPPEFPEVVEGKIPSADPFIARLFSGDQLECSVTAFGCPRSDCSARSSQKALFYRCGYSKTVRQICHMSGWYSILTEVLACNACRKVAKESQSRVPCCLDVTASHRGQHHGQGVEAGPGEPLRGVTAKKGLVQHPPQPVQKTWEDHTEFLPTIPVTTSEERAAMSKAVEKGLFYCRSS; translated from the exons atgttttcacTAATACACTTACATTTTAAGGCTCCTGCATCCGTTCCTGCATCAGCACCTCAGCCATGCCTGGGTATTGCGACATCAGCAGCAGACACAGCACATCCTGAA GTGACGCTTGAGGGTTGGCACAAAATGTGGGAGTCTGGTCCTAATGGGCTCACCAGCGCAGACATAACGTGGCTAAAGGAGGATGCTGAAAGGGGACTTTTTCCGAGGGCAATGTCTTATAAAGACAAGCACGGCAGCACGAGGTGGAGGAAAGTCCTGAAGGACAACAGAATGTGGTTTCACCCTCCTGAATTTCCTGAAGTGGTGGAAGGAAAAATCCCCTCAGCAGACCCTTTCATAGCTCGGTTGTTTTCTGGAGACCAGTTGGAGTGTTCAGTTACGGCCTTCGGGTGCCCAAGGTCTGACTGCTCTGCACGTTCCAGTCAGAAGGCCCTTTTCTACCGTTGTGGGTATTCGAAAACTGTCAGGCAGATCTGCCACATGTCTGGCTGGTACTCCATACTGACAGAAGTCCTTGCATGCAACGCTTGCAGAAAGGTTGCAAAGGAGTCACAGAGCCGTGTTCCCTGCTGTCTTGATGTTACA GCATCGCACCGAGGGCAACACCATGGCCAAGGTGTGGAGGCAGGTCCTGGAGAACCACTGCGAGGAGTAACTGCAAAGAAAGGACTTGTACAGCATCCTCCTCAGCCAGTACAAAAAACCTGGGAAGATCACAC GGAATTTTTGCCAACAATTCCAGTGACCACCAGCGAGGAGAGGGCTGCCATGTCCAAAGCTGTTGAGAAAGGCCTTTTTTATTGCAGAAGCAGTTAA
- the LOC132116298 gene encoding transmembrane protein 88-like produces the protein MSMNSTLEKGAHHQVLDLSEELPTNSHHHHHHHNHSGLQHTNSLASTVPAGTPVGGSGVVVPPPYSAAEAGRGEAPLELRGSLDCWACSVLVTAQNLLIAAINACLAGLVFGLILTPAIVMVVFGFICHSTVRPHGSSPYCSDLLTDGGCVALLVVGFLLVTPLLVLALAAYCRLARHLQLGLCFIPYSRAVYKNLPATQHRGLRGGCCGQRSGKGEGKGKVWV, from the exons ATGAGCATGAATAGCACACTGGAGAAGGGGGCTCATCACCAGGTCCTGGACCTCTCTGAAGAGCTCCCAACCAACAgccatcaccaccaccaccatcacaaTCACAGCGGTCTCCAGCACACTAACTCCTTGGCCTCCACCGTGCCAGCCGGGACCCCAGTGGGTGGGTCTGGAGTGGTTGTGCCTCCGCCTTACTCCGCTGCGGAGGCTGGGAGAGGTGAAGCACCGCTGGAGCTCCGGGGCTCTCTGGACTGCTGGGCATGCTCAGTGCTGGTGACGGCGCAGAACCTGCTGATCGCAGCCATCAATGCCTGCCTGGCCGGGTTGGTTTTCGGGCTCATCCTAACTCCTGCTATTGTCATGGTGGTGTTCGGCTTCATCTGCCATTCAACA GTGCGACCGCACGGTTCATCACCATACTGTTCGGATCTACTGACTGACGGCGGCTGTGTGGCTTTGCTGGTTGTGGGTTTCTTGCTAGTGACTCCGCTCCTGGTTCTGGCCCTGGCTGCGTACTGCCGGCTTGCTCGTCACCTTCAGCTGGGTCTGTGTTTTATTCCATACAGCCGTGCCGTCTACAAGAACCTTCCAGCTACCCAGCACCGTGGCTTGAGAGGGGGCTGCTGTGGACAGCGATCTGGAAAAGGAGAAGGGAAGGGGAAGGTGTGGGTGTAA